The following coding sequences lie in one Rutidosis leptorrhynchoides isolate AG116_Rl617_1_P2 chromosome 4, CSIRO_AGI_Rlap_v1, whole genome shotgun sequence genomic window:
- the LOC139842118 gene encoding probable 3-deoxy-D-manno-octulosonic acid transferase, mitochondrial, with protein MRSNKGGETIYMLYKAITSTLTPLINLQLRYRKFRHLEHPLRWPERLGQPSVPRPSGALIWFHAVSLGEGMCVVPVIKRCVERNPDVTVLMTTTTTSAFEVLKTLLPCSVIYQFAPVDTPAAVNAFLEYWKPYALVLVESELWPNLVFSASKHGVILTLINARMSIKSFNNWSRPVVRQLASLMLSKFSLILPLSNIQAIRFQLLQASPFVINFSGNLKLCTGELVNITKNMTNMEDFHEKIADRSVWMASSIHKGEEEVILAVHRALMQKHPNILCIIVPRHPNLGQQISHGLQKIGVNVALRSRGDSLTSETSIYIVDTLGELRQFYRLTPIAVIGGSLLPGLTGHNLAEAAAAGCAVLTGQHIGHFSHMVNAMQRLNPLSVTHVGGDTELEEILDKLLNDPKILKAHRMAAKHAIQTLSTGVIDNVCTLLQLHIFRKVHAGAI; from the exons ATGAGGTCAAATAAAGGCGGTGAAACAATTTACATGCTATACAAAGCTATTACATCCACTCTAACACCATTAATCAATCTTCAACTCCGGTATCGCAAATTCCGTCATCTCGAGCATCCTCTCCGGTGGCCGGAGCGTCTCGGCCAACCGTCTGTCCCTCGTCCTTCCGGCGCTCTCATCTGGTTCCATGCCGTTTCCCTAG GTGAAGGAATGTGTGTTGTGCCTGTGATTAAACGATGCGTTGAACGAAATCCGGATGTTACAGTTTTAATGACTACCACTACAACATCTGCATT TGAAGTGCTAAAGACTTTACTTCCATGCAGTGTCATATACCAG TTTGCTCCAGTTGATACACCTGCTGCTGTGAATGCTTTTCTTGAATATTGGAAGCCTTATGCTCTGGTGCTTGTGGAGAGTGAACTATGGCCTAATCTTGTTTTTAGTGCCTCAAAACATGGT GTTATACTAACGTTAATAAATGCTCGAATGTCAATAAAGTCCTTCAACAATTGGTCAAGACCAGTAGTACGACAACTTGCTTCATTGATGCTGTCCAAATTTTCTTTGATACTTCCATTG AGCAATATTCAGGCAATTCGTTTTCAGCTGCTGCAAGCTTCACCATTTGTTATTAACTTCTCCGGTAACTTAAAGCTTT GTACTGGAGAGTTGGTCAATATAACTAAAAACATGACAAATATGGAAGACTTTCATGAAAAGATTGCAGACAGAAGTGTTTGGATGGCTTCATCAATACATAAGGGTGAAGAAGAAG TGATCCTTGCAGTTCACAGAGCCTTAATGCAGAAGCACCCGAATATCCTTTGTATCATTGTTCCTCGTCATCCAAATCTCGGGCAGCAAATCTCTCAT GGCTTGCAGAAAATTGGGGTGAATGTGGCGTTGAGATCACGTGGTGACTCACTTACATCTGAAACAAGTATATACATTGTGGATACTTTAG GTGAACTGAGACAATTTTATAGATTGACTCCTATCGCCGTTATTGGAGGTTCTTTGTTGCCTGGTTTAACTGGCCATAATCTTGCTGAGGCTGCTGCTGCAGGATGTGCTGTTTTGACTG GTCAACATATTGGTCATTTCTCACATATGGTCAATGCAATGCAACGGTTAAATCCTTTATCTGTAACACAT GTAGGTGGAGATACGGAACTAGAAGAAATTCTGGACAAGCTCCTAAATGATCCTAAAATCCTAAAAGCACACCGTATGGCTGCAAAACATGCAATTCAGACACTGTCAACTGGTGTTATTGATAATGTCTGCACCCTGTTGCAACTTCATATTTTCCGAAAAGTTCATGCAGGAGCAATTTGA